From a region of the Saccharomycodes ludwigii strain NBRC 1722 chromosome VII, whole genome shotgun sequence genome:
- the NPC2 gene encoding sterol transporter (similar to Saccharomyces cerevisiae YDL046W | NPC2 | Niemann Pick type C homolog), with protein sequence MQSLPLLSFLLLFSSLVQCFPISFFNSMKTHFFDAKKLNDGADLRPINGDSPLLQCDLLEVQSLNINEIDLSPNPPVRGSELEIKAKGVLKSPTIIDYGSYIDVEVRLGYIRLISQTYDLCEQLEENDIDGLECPLQPGFYDVTKIVEIPQEVPPGTYSVNVRAYNYDDSEITCLTGDVTFP encoded by the coding sequence ATGCAGTCATTGCCTTTACTATCTTTCTTATTGCTGTTCTCCTCATTGGTTCAATGTTTCCCaatatccttttttaaCTCCATGAAAAcccatttttttgatgCTAAAAAACTAAATGATGGTGCTGATCTCAGACCCATAAATGGCGACTCTCCATTGTTACAATGTGATTTATTAGAGGTCCAGagtttaaatattaatgaaatCGATTTGTCTCCAAATCCACCAGTTAGAGGTTCGGAACTAGAAATCAAGGCTAAGGGTGTCTTGAAATCTCCAACTATTATTGATTATGGCTCTTATATCGATGTCGAAGTTAGATTAGGTTACATCAGACTAATCTCCCAAACTTATGATTTATGTGAGCAACTAGAAGAAAATGATATCGATGGCTTGGAATGTCCTCTTCAACCAGGATTTTATGATGTAACTAAAATTGTTGAGATTCCACAAGAAGTTCCACCAGGTACTTACTCAGTAAATGTTAGAGCTTATAATTATGATGATTCTGAAATTACTTGTTTAACAGGTGATGTTACATTCCCATAA